One genomic segment of Triplophysa rosa linkage group LG22, Trosa_1v2, whole genome shotgun sequence includes these proteins:
- the git2b gene encoding ARF GTPase-activating protein GIT2b isoform X1, translating into MSMKARNREICADCSASDPRWASINRGVLICDECCSIHRGLGRHSSQVRHLTHAAWPLSQLQMVKSLYSNGANSIWEHSLLDPSSIMSGKRKANPQDRIHPNKTEFIKAKYQMLAFVHRMPCREDDSITAKDLSKQLHSSVRTGNLETCLRLLSLGAQANFFHPEKGNTPLHVAAKAGQLLQAELLTVYGADPGSPDSSGKTAIDYARQAGHQELADRLLEIQFELTDRLAFYLCGRKPDHKTGQHFIIPQIADSSLDLSELAKAAKKKLQSLSNHQFEELAMDVYDEVDRRETDGVWLATQNHSTFVTDTTIVPFLPVNPEYSSTRNQGRQKLARFNAHEFATLVIDILADAKRRQQGSSPDNVKDNVELILKDIGNRHGSVSPEIDQPDYDSVASDEENDQEPTSGKDERTKSSESSDLSDSPITVQEFMEVKNALHSSEAKIQQLLKVNCHLSDELRIMQSKLNSLQNENSTLKWQTPDSLARPQDLPHRAAQRGCRAMSMYETSSVLRQYPPRGETAHRDTTLTLQPLLSNIGKGPSVTTFSSLPSFPSPLSWSRDERTQRGCSLDAPSRLSERDDTLNQVENEDSCWVADDTVPSSESASEGECDPTLPCTEAVISKTELITKNIQELLRAAQENKHERIPRSTLAIFVPCSDRILDAVTEMATLFPKRPSSETIRGSLRLLTSSASRLQCECQKASPHDSQQVIQCAYDIAKAAKQLVTVTTKDSN; encoded by the exons ATGGTAAAATCCCTGTACAGTAATGGAGCAAATTCAATCTGGGAACACAGTTTATTAGATCCATCTTCTATCATGAGTGGGAAACGCAAAGCCAACCCTCAGGACCGCATCCA CCCCAATAAAACAGAGTTCATTAAAGCGAAATATCAAATGCTGGCTTTTGTTCATCGAATGCCGTGCCGAGAAGATGACAGCATTACTGCTAAAGACCTCAGCAAG CAACTTCACTCAAGCGTGCGAACTGGCAATTTGGAAACATGTCTGCGGCTGCTGTCGCTAGGCGCACAGGCCAACTTTTTCCATCCA gaGAAGGGAAATACTCCTCTACATGTGGCAGCTAAAGCCGGTCAGCTGTTACAGGCGGAGCTTCTTACAGTTTACGGAGCAGATCCTGGATCTCCAGACAGCTCTGGAAAGACGGCCATCGATTACGCCAG GCAAGCAGGACACCAGGAGCTGGCAGACAGACTGCTGGAGATACAGTTTGAGCTGACAGACAGGCTGGCGTTCTATCTGTGCGGGAGAAAGCCAG ATCATAAAACCGGTCAACACTTTATCATTCCACAAATAGCAGACAG CAGTCTTGATTTGTCCGAACTGGCCAAAGCAGCGAAGAAGAAGCTTCAGTCT ctCAGTAATCATCAGTTTGAAGAACTAGCCATGGACGTCTACGACGAAGTTGACAGAAGAGAAACGGATGGAG TGTGGCTTGCAACTCAGAACCACAGCACGTTTGTAACCGACACTACGATCGTACCCTTCCTCCCCGTCAACCCTGAATACTCTTCGACCAGGAATCAG GGTCGACAGAAGCTGGCAAGATTCAACGCGCATGAGTTTGCGACGCTAGTTATTGACATTTTAGCCGATGCCAAACGGCGTCAACAAGGGAGCTCACCTGATAATGTGAAAG ATAATGTCGAGTTAATTCTGAAGGACATTGGTAACCGTCACGGCAGTGTAAGTCCAGAAATAGATCAGCCCGATTACGACAGCGTCGCATCTGATGAGGAAAACGACCAGGAACCAACATCTGGAAAAGACGAACGGACCAAG AGCTCGGAGTCCTCGGATCTCTCGGACAGCCCCATAACAGTCCAGGAGTTCATGGAGGTGAAAAATGCCCTCCACTCCTCTGAGGCAAAAATCCAACAGCTTCTCAAAGTCAACTGTCATCTGAGTGACGAGCTGAGAATCATGCAGAGCAAA CTGAACTCTCTTCAGAATGAGAACAGCACTCTGAAATGGCAAACTCCTGATAGTTTGGCAAGGCCGCAGGATCTCCCGCACAGGGCGGCTCAACGTGGCTGCCGGGCCATGTCGATGTACGAGACCAGCTCAGTTCTGAGGCAGTATCCCCCTAGAGGAGAGACCGCCCACCGCGACACAACTCTGACTCTTCAACCTTTGCTCTCTAAT ATTGGGAAGGGTCCCTCGGTGACCACCTTCTCCTCTCTCCCCTCGTTCCCCTCACCTCTGTCCTGGTCCAGGGATGAGAGAACCCAAAGG GGCTGCAGCCTGGACGCTCCCAGCCGCTTGTCTGAAAGAGATGACACACTGAACCAAGTCGAGAACGAAGATTCTTG CTGGGTGGCCGACGACACAGTCCCGTCATCAGAAAGCGCGTCTGAGGGCGAGTGTGACCCTACATTACCCTGCACAGAGGCCGTCATCAGCAAGACGGAGCTCATCACCAAGAACATCCAAGAGTTACTGAGAGCCGCACAGGAAAACAAACACGAGAG AATACCCAGATCTACACTTGCCAT cttTGTCCCGTGTTCAGACAGAATTCTTGATGCAGTGACAGAAATGGCCACATTATTTCCTAAG AGACCGTCCTCCGAGACCATCCGCGGCTCCTTGCGTCTGCTGACCTCCAGTGCCAGTCGTCTGCAGTGCGAGTGTCAAAAGGCATCGCCGCACGACTCGCAGCAGGTCATTCAGTGTGCCTATGACATCGCCAAAGCGGCTAAACAGCTGGTTACTGTAACAACCAAAGACAGTAACTGA
- the git2b gene encoding ARF GTPase-activating protein GIT2b isoform X3, producing MSMKARNREICADCSASDPRWASINRGVLICDECCSIHRGLGRHSSQVRHLTHAAWPLSQLQMVKSLYSNGANSIWEHSLLDPSSIMSGKRKANPQDRIHPNKTEFIKAKYQMLAFVHRMPCREDDSITAKDLSKQLHSSVRTGNLETCLRLLSLGAQANFFHPEKGNTPLHVAAKAGQLLQAELLTVYGADPGSPDSSGKTAIDYARQAGHQELADRLLEIQFELTDRLAFYLCGRKPDHKTGQHFIIPQIADSSLDLSELAKAAKKKLQSLSNHQFEELAMDVYDEVDRRETDGVWLATQNHSTFVTDTTIVPFLPVNPEYSSTRNQGRQKLARFNAHEFATLVIDILADAKRRQQGSSPDNVKDNVELILKDIGNRHGSVSPEIDQPDYDSVASDEENDQEPTSGKDERTKSSESSDLSDSPITVQEFMEVKNALHSSEAKIQQLLKVNCHLSDELRIMQSKLNSLQNENSTLKWQTPDSLARPQDLPHRAAQRGCRAMSMYETSSVLRQYPPRGETAHRDTTLTLQPLLSNGCSLDAPSRLSERDDTLNQVENEDSCWVADDTVPSSESASEGECDPTLPCTEAVISKTELITKNIQELLRAAQENKHERIPRSTLAIFVPCSDRILDAVTEMATLFPKRPSSETIRGSLRLLTSSASRLQCECQKASPHDSQQVIQCAYDIAKAAKQLVTVTTKDSN from the exons ATGGTAAAATCCCTGTACAGTAATGGAGCAAATTCAATCTGGGAACACAGTTTATTAGATCCATCTTCTATCATGAGTGGGAAACGCAAAGCCAACCCTCAGGACCGCATCCA CCCCAATAAAACAGAGTTCATTAAAGCGAAATATCAAATGCTGGCTTTTGTTCATCGAATGCCGTGCCGAGAAGATGACAGCATTACTGCTAAAGACCTCAGCAAG CAACTTCACTCAAGCGTGCGAACTGGCAATTTGGAAACATGTCTGCGGCTGCTGTCGCTAGGCGCACAGGCCAACTTTTTCCATCCA gaGAAGGGAAATACTCCTCTACATGTGGCAGCTAAAGCCGGTCAGCTGTTACAGGCGGAGCTTCTTACAGTTTACGGAGCAGATCCTGGATCTCCAGACAGCTCTGGAAAGACGGCCATCGATTACGCCAG GCAAGCAGGACACCAGGAGCTGGCAGACAGACTGCTGGAGATACAGTTTGAGCTGACAGACAGGCTGGCGTTCTATCTGTGCGGGAGAAAGCCAG ATCATAAAACCGGTCAACACTTTATCATTCCACAAATAGCAGACAG CAGTCTTGATTTGTCCGAACTGGCCAAAGCAGCGAAGAAGAAGCTTCAGTCT ctCAGTAATCATCAGTTTGAAGAACTAGCCATGGACGTCTACGACGAAGTTGACAGAAGAGAAACGGATGGAG TGTGGCTTGCAACTCAGAACCACAGCACGTTTGTAACCGACACTACGATCGTACCCTTCCTCCCCGTCAACCCTGAATACTCTTCGACCAGGAATCAG GGTCGACAGAAGCTGGCAAGATTCAACGCGCATGAGTTTGCGACGCTAGTTATTGACATTTTAGCCGATGCCAAACGGCGTCAACAAGGGAGCTCACCTGATAATGTGAAAG ATAATGTCGAGTTAATTCTGAAGGACATTGGTAACCGTCACGGCAGTGTAAGTCCAGAAATAGATCAGCCCGATTACGACAGCGTCGCATCTGATGAGGAAAACGACCAGGAACCAACATCTGGAAAAGACGAACGGACCAAG AGCTCGGAGTCCTCGGATCTCTCGGACAGCCCCATAACAGTCCAGGAGTTCATGGAGGTGAAAAATGCCCTCCACTCCTCTGAGGCAAAAATCCAACAGCTTCTCAAAGTCAACTGTCATCTGAGTGACGAGCTGAGAATCATGCAGAGCAAA CTGAACTCTCTTCAGAATGAGAACAGCACTCTGAAATGGCAAACTCCTGATAGTTTGGCAAGGCCGCAGGATCTCCCGCACAGGGCGGCTCAACGTGGCTGCCGGGCCATGTCGATGTACGAGACCAGCTCAGTTCTGAGGCAGTATCCCCCTAGAGGAGAGACCGCCCACCGCGACACAACTCTGACTCTTCAACCTTTGCTCTCTAAT GGCTGCAGCCTGGACGCTCCCAGCCGCTTGTCTGAAAGAGATGACACACTGAACCAAGTCGAGAACGAAGATTCTTG CTGGGTGGCCGACGACACAGTCCCGTCATCAGAAAGCGCGTCTGAGGGCGAGTGTGACCCTACATTACCCTGCACAGAGGCCGTCATCAGCAAGACGGAGCTCATCACCAAGAACATCCAAGAGTTACTGAGAGCCGCACAGGAAAACAAACACGAGAG AATACCCAGATCTACACTTGCCAT cttTGTCCCGTGTTCAGACAGAATTCTTGATGCAGTGACAGAAATGGCCACATTATTTCCTAAG AGACCGTCCTCCGAGACCATCCGCGGCTCCTTGCGTCTGCTGACCTCCAGTGCCAGTCGTCTGCAGTGCGAGTGTCAAAAGGCATCGCCGCACGACTCGCAGCAGGTCATTCAGTGTGCCTATGACATCGCCAAAGCGGCTAAACAGCTGGTTACTGTAACAACCAAAGACAGTAACTGA
- the git2b gene encoding ARF GTPase-activating protein GIT2b isoform X2 has protein sequence MSMKARNREICADCSASDPRWASINRGVLICDECCSIHRGLGRHSSQVRHLTHAAWPLSQLQMVKSLYSNGANSIWEHSLLDPSSIMSGKRKANPQDRIHPNKTEFIKAKYQMLAFVHRMPCREDDSITAKDLSKQLHSSVRTGNLETCLRLLSLGAQANFFHPEKGNTPLHVAAKAGQLLQAELLTVYGADPGSPDSSGKTAIDYARQAGHQELADRLLEIQFELTDRLAFYLCGRKPDHKTGQHFIIPQIADSSLDLSELAKAAKKKLQSLSNHQFEELAMDVYDEVDRRETDGVWLATQNHSTFVTDTTIVPFLPVNPEYSSTRNQGRQKLARFNAHEFATLVIDILADAKRRQQGSSPDNVKDNVELILKDIGNRHGSVSPEIDQPDYDSVASDEENDQEPTSGKDERTKSSESSDLSDSPITVQEFMEVKNALHSSEAKIQQLLKVNCHLSDELRIMQSKLNSLQNENSTLKWQTPDSLARPQDLPHRAAQRGCRAMSMYETSSVLRQYPPRGETAHRDTTLTLQPLLSNIGKGPSVTTFSSLPSFPSPLSWSRDERTQRGCSLDAPSRLSERDDTLNQVENEDSCWVADDTVPSSESASEGECDPTLPCTEAVISKTELITKNIQELLRAAQENKHESFVPCSDRILDAVTEMATLFPKRPSSETIRGSLRLLTSSASRLQCECQKASPHDSQQVIQCAYDIAKAAKQLVTVTTKDSN, from the exons ATGGTAAAATCCCTGTACAGTAATGGAGCAAATTCAATCTGGGAACACAGTTTATTAGATCCATCTTCTATCATGAGTGGGAAACGCAAAGCCAACCCTCAGGACCGCATCCA CCCCAATAAAACAGAGTTCATTAAAGCGAAATATCAAATGCTGGCTTTTGTTCATCGAATGCCGTGCCGAGAAGATGACAGCATTACTGCTAAAGACCTCAGCAAG CAACTTCACTCAAGCGTGCGAACTGGCAATTTGGAAACATGTCTGCGGCTGCTGTCGCTAGGCGCACAGGCCAACTTTTTCCATCCA gaGAAGGGAAATACTCCTCTACATGTGGCAGCTAAAGCCGGTCAGCTGTTACAGGCGGAGCTTCTTACAGTTTACGGAGCAGATCCTGGATCTCCAGACAGCTCTGGAAAGACGGCCATCGATTACGCCAG GCAAGCAGGACACCAGGAGCTGGCAGACAGACTGCTGGAGATACAGTTTGAGCTGACAGACAGGCTGGCGTTCTATCTGTGCGGGAGAAAGCCAG ATCATAAAACCGGTCAACACTTTATCATTCCACAAATAGCAGACAG CAGTCTTGATTTGTCCGAACTGGCCAAAGCAGCGAAGAAGAAGCTTCAGTCT ctCAGTAATCATCAGTTTGAAGAACTAGCCATGGACGTCTACGACGAAGTTGACAGAAGAGAAACGGATGGAG TGTGGCTTGCAACTCAGAACCACAGCACGTTTGTAACCGACACTACGATCGTACCCTTCCTCCCCGTCAACCCTGAATACTCTTCGACCAGGAATCAG GGTCGACAGAAGCTGGCAAGATTCAACGCGCATGAGTTTGCGACGCTAGTTATTGACATTTTAGCCGATGCCAAACGGCGTCAACAAGGGAGCTCACCTGATAATGTGAAAG ATAATGTCGAGTTAATTCTGAAGGACATTGGTAACCGTCACGGCAGTGTAAGTCCAGAAATAGATCAGCCCGATTACGACAGCGTCGCATCTGATGAGGAAAACGACCAGGAACCAACATCTGGAAAAGACGAACGGACCAAG AGCTCGGAGTCCTCGGATCTCTCGGACAGCCCCATAACAGTCCAGGAGTTCATGGAGGTGAAAAATGCCCTCCACTCCTCTGAGGCAAAAATCCAACAGCTTCTCAAAGTCAACTGTCATCTGAGTGACGAGCTGAGAATCATGCAGAGCAAA CTGAACTCTCTTCAGAATGAGAACAGCACTCTGAAATGGCAAACTCCTGATAGTTTGGCAAGGCCGCAGGATCTCCCGCACAGGGCGGCTCAACGTGGCTGCCGGGCCATGTCGATGTACGAGACCAGCTCAGTTCTGAGGCAGTATCCCCCTAGAGGAGAGACCGCCCACCGCGACACAACTCTGACTCTTCAACCTTTGCTCTCTAAT ATTGGGAAGGGTCCCTCGGTGACCACCTTCTCCTCTCTCCCCTCGTTCCCCTCACCTCTGTCCTGGTCCAGGGATGAGAGAACCCAAAGG GGCTGCAGCCTGGACGCTCCCAGCCGCTTGTCTGAAAGAGATGACACACTGAACCAAGTCGAGAACGAAGATTCTTG CTGGGTGGCCGACGACACAGTCCCGTCATCAGAAAGCGCGTCTGAGGGCGAGTGTGACCCTACATTACCCTGCACAGAGGCCGTCATCAGCAAGACGGAGCTCATCACCAAGAACATCCAAGAGTTACTGAGAGCCGCACAGGAAAACAAACACGAGAG cttTGTCCCGTGTTCAGACAGAATTCTTGATGCAGTGACAGAAATGGCCACATTATTTCCTAAG AGACCGTCCTCCGAGACCATCCGCGGCTCCTTGCGTCTGCTGACCTCCAGTGCCAGTCGTCTGCAGTGCGAGTGTCAAAAGGCATCGCCGCACGACTCGCAGCAGGTCATTCAGTGTGCCTATGACATCGCCAAAGCGGCTAAACAGCTGGTTACTGTAACAACCAAAGACAGTAACTGA